In Deinococcus sp. QL22, the following are encoded in one genomic region:
- a CDS encoding peptidylprolyl isomerase yields the protein MSDAYTDLPQGFTATPELSAERQIKFTAAPELGDGIEPGKDYRAVLDTSKGRLIVDLFADDAPVTVNSFAYLLRHHYYDGIKFHRVIDGFMAQAGDPTGTGSGGPGYDFEDEFGSDHRHDGKGVLSMANRGPGTNGSQFFVTFTATPHLNGKHTVFGRIVEGLDVLDRLTRIQPGYPGTPDIIEKAFLIERSQ from the coding sequence ATGAGCGACGCTTACACCGACCTGCCCCAAGGCTTTACCGCAACACCCGAACTCAGCGCCGAGCGCCAGATCAAGTTCACCGCTGCCCCCGAACTCGGCGACGGCATCGAGCCCGGCAAGGACTACCGCGCCGTGCTGGACACAAGCAAAGGCCGCCTGATCGTCGATCTGTTTGCCGACGACGCCCCCGTGACGGTCAACTCCTTCGCCTACCTGCTGCGTCATCACTACTACGACGGCATCAAGTTTCACCGCGTCATCGACGGCTTCATGGCGCAGGCGGGCGACCCCACCGGCACGGGCAGCGGCGGCCCCGGCTACGACTTTGAAGACGAATTCGGCAGCGACCACCGCCACGACGGCAAAGGCGTGCTGAGCATGGCCAACCGTGGCCCCGGCACCAACGGCAGTCAGTTCTTCGTCACCTTCACTGCCACGCCCCACCTGAACGGCAAGCACACCGTGTTTGGCCGCATCGTGGAAGGGCTGGACGTGCTGGATCGCCTGACCCGCATTCAGCCCGGCTACCCCGGCACGCCCGACATCATTGAGAAGGCGTTTTTGATCGAGCGCAGCCAGTAA
- a CDS encoding BTAD domain-containing putative transcriptional regulator, with protein sequence MIPVLTNEADIYRLKEDRPRTLRALLELRELVDDSSEYEARIWVASRLAEFHSEQGQFAQALEALHAGVDAGEELPAALLVTRGVVFRRRGQIELALLDFEAALPGVRESGDSHLLTRALLHLSDSLRRAGRGQESVEVLREGLERLLQDKDKARFRPDLEELSELTHSAMLEPHVAPFMEAVIEKIAALTGSVPLDEERLIHAQVETLGRTRVVRDGQPVALTLHGSALMLVYLARHPGRTRQEIQLDLYPDKDPVAGSNYIRSVIRELREALGKGAVVHAGPHNMPRYSLGPGISLTIDVQEVAQALERGDMARMLALYRGPFLKTVTDSEWADDLREQLQRAVTGAIRTQMRRARDAGDLKRALLLANQLLRVDPYDPEVLVERVEVARGVASPQEIARYVVEMQRMGA encoded by the coding sequence ATGATTCCGGTACTTACCAATGAGGCTGACATCTATCGCTTGAAGGAAGATCGTCCCCGTACACTCCGGGCACTTTTAGAACTACGTGAATTGGTTGATGATTCGAGCGAATACGAAGCCCGTATTTGGGTGGCGTCCCGCTTGGCCGAGTTTCACAGCGAGCAAGGCCAATTTGCACAGGCGCTAGAAGCCTTGCATGCGGGTGTAGACGCAGGCGAGGAATTGCCCGCTGCTCTGCTGGTCACACGTGGCGTGGTGTTCCGGCGGCGCGGGCAGATAGAACTGGCCCTGCTGGATTTCGAGGCTGCCCTCCCCGGCGTGCGCGAATCGGGCGACTCGCATCTACTGACGCGGGCGCTGCTGCACCTATCGGATTCGTTGCGGCGTGCAGGAAGAGGGCAGGAGTCCGTAGAAGTGCTGCGTGAAGGGCTGGAGAGATTGCTGCAAGACAAAGACAAGGCCCGCTTCCGGCCTGACTTGGAGGAACTGAGCGAGCTGACGCACAGCGCCATGCTGGAACCCCACGTGGCCCCGTTTATGGAAGCGGTCATCGAAAAAATTGCGGCTCTGACCGGAAGTGTCCCGCTGGATGAAGAACGCCTGATTCATGCTCAGGTGGAAACGCTGGGGCGAACCCGCGTGGTACGCGACGGGCAGCCCGTGGCGCTAACCCTGCACGGCAGCGCCCTGATGCTGGTGTATCTGGCGCGGCATCCGGGGCGTACCCGCCAAGAAATCCAGCTGGATCTGTACCCCGACAAAGACCCGGTGGCCGGATCGAACTACATCCGCAGCGTGATTCGGGAACTGCGTGAGGCGCTGGGCAAGGGCGCTGTGGTTCACGCGGGGCCGCACAATATGCCGCGCTACTCGCTGGGGCCGGGCATCAGCCTGACCATAGACGTGCAGGAAGTAGCGCAGGCCCTGGAGCGCGGTGATATGGCCCGGATGCTGGCGCTGTACCGGGGGCCGTTTCTGAAAACTGTGACCGACAGCGAGTGGGCCGACGATTTGCGTGAACAACTGCAACGGGCGGTCACGGGGGCCATTCGCACACAAATGCGCCGGGCGCGGGATGCAGGCGACCTGAAACGCGCCCTGCTGCTGGCAAATCAACTGTTACGCGTAGACCCGTATGACCCCGAAGTGCTGGTGGAGCGCGTGGAAGTGGCCCGCGGGGTGGCCTCGCCCCAAGAAATAGCCCGCTATGTGGTGGAAATGCAGCGCATGGGGGCCTAA
- a CDS encoding aminopeptidase, translating into MSSPTPATPDFEAKLARYADLLVRVGVGLTAGGKVRIVAPVEAAPFARLVQRAAFRAGALDARVNYVDAHTDLALYDEGSDEAVAFLPAWQAQEREAMVADGYAFIGILGEDPSLLAGVDGGRVARRSKAMAQAFQKVSEASGNFEVSWTVAAIATPAWARAIFPGLPEADAVARLWDDIFTVTRVDTPDPVGAWQAHLAGLQARTDRLNQQRFTSLHFQGELGTDLTVGLADGHFWQGGAERAKNGVVGVPNFPTDEVFTAPHRDRVDGVAVASKPLSVRGQLVEGIRVRFEAGRAVEVTATRGEDTLRQLIATDEGAARLGEVALVPASAPVSRTGTLFLNTLFDENAASHIALGRAYPTTVRPDLIGGTESPTSFADLGGNHSLIHVDWMIGSPGMNVDGVRGDGSREALMRDGEWVI; encoded by the coding sequence ATGTCTTCTCCTACCCCAGCTACCCCCGACTTTGAGGCCAAGCTTGCCCGCTACGCTGACCTGCTGGTGCGTGTGGGCGTGGGCCTGACGGCTGGCGGCAAAGTACGGATTGTTGCGCCCGTCGAGGCTGCCCCGTTTGCCCGTTTGGTGCAGCGGGCCGCCTTCCGCGCCGGGGCGCTGGACGCCCGCGTCAACTACGTCGACGCCCACACCGATTTGGCCCTCTACGATGAAGGCTCCGATGAGGCCGTCGCCTTCCTTCCCGCGTGGCAGGCGCAGGAGCGTGAGGCGATGGTGGCCGATGGGTACGCCTTTATCGGCATTCTGGGAGAAGACCCTTCCCTCCTGGCAGGCGTGGACGGTGGCCGGGTAGCGCGGCGCAGCAAGGCAATGGCGCAGGCCTTCCAGAAGGTCAGCGAGGCGTCGGGCAACTTTGAGGTGAGCTGGACGGTGGCGGCCATTGCGACCCCAGCTTGGGCGCGGGCCATCTTCCCCGGCCTGCCGGAAGCCGACGCCGTAGCCCGCCTCTGGGACGACATTTTCACCGTGACCCGTGTAGATACCCCCGATCCGGTGGGCGCGTGGCAAGCGCATCTCGCAGGTCTGCAAGCCCGCACGGATCGCCTGAATCAGCAGCGATTTACTTCCCTCCACTTTCAGGGCGAACTGGGCACCGACCTGACGGTGGGCTTGGCCGACGGACACTTCTGGCAGGGTGGGGCAGAACGGGCCAAAAACGGCGTGGTGGGCGTGCCGAACTTCCCTACCGATGAGGTCTTTACGGCCCCGCACCGTGACCGTGTAGACGGTGTGGCCGTGGCCAGCAAGCCCTTGAGCGTGCGCGGGCAACTGGTCGAAGGCATCCGGGTGAGGTTCGAGGCAGGCCGCGCCGTAGAAGTGACGGCCACACGCGGCGAAGATACCCTGCGCCAACTGATCGCCACCGACGAGGGCGCGGCCCGCCTGGGCGAAGTGGCGCTGGTGCCCGCCAGTGCGCCTGTGTCCCGCACCGGAACTTTATTTCTGAACACTCTGTTCGATGAGAACGCCGCCAGCCACATCGCGCTGGGCCGCGCCTACCCCACCACCGTTCGGCCTGACCTGATCGGGGGTACTGAATCTCCGACCTCTTTTGCCGATCTGGGCGGCAACCACAGTCTGATTCACGTGGACTGGATGATCGGCAGCCCCGGCATGAACGTGGACGGCGTGCGCGGGGACGGCAGCCGCGAGGCGCTGATGCGGGACGGCGAATGGGTGATTTGA
- the fmt gene encoding methionyl-tRNA formyltransferase: MTGSGDLARPRVAFFGSPAFALPVLDAIRAEFEVVLVVAQPDKPVGRGLRLTPPPVAAHAAALGLPLAQPRKLRGNAAFEAQLRGCGADVAVTCAYGKILPGSLLAVPRFGFLNTHTSLLPAYRGAAPIQWALIRGETVTGTTIMQTDEGMDTGPLLVQEALPIAPHWTALELAGALATQAARLIVSALHSLPDLVPTVQDESQATHAPLLVKEDGFVRWQESAQAVVNRYRGVAAWPQTTAFVGGNRLKLAGLSVAVGENAREAGQIEAGQILRADGDALIVACGTGAVRIETVQPEARKPQAAAQWWQAQSAQAQSGQSQPSHFGLWEPAPG, translated from the coding sequence TTGACGGGTTCCGGCGATCTGGCCCGGCCCCGCGTGGCCTTCTTCGGATCGCCCGCCTTTGCGCTGCCGGTGCTGGACGCCATTCGTGCCGAATTTGAAGTGGTGCTGGTGGTGGCCCAACCCGACAAACCGGTGGGGCGCGGCCTGAGGCTGACGCCGCCGCCGGTGGCTGCACACGCCGCCGCACTTGGTTTGCCGCTGGCGCAACCCCGCAAGTTGCGCGGCAACGCGGCCTTTGAAGCCCAACTGCGCGGGTGCGGGGCCGATGTGGCCGTGACCTGCGCTTACGGCAAAATCCTGCCGGGATCGCTGCTGGCCGTGCCTCGTTTCGGGTTCCTGAACACGCACACCAGTCTGCTGCCCGCCTACCGGGGCGCGGCTCCGATCCAGTGGGCGCTGATCCGGGGCGAGACGGTCACGGGAACCACCATCATGCAGACCGATGAGGGCATGGATACCGGGCCGCTGCTGGTGCAAGAAGCCCTGCCTATTGCGCCCCACTGGACGGCATTGGAACTGGCGGGCGCACTGGCAACGCAGGCCGCCCGCCTGATCGTGTCGGCGCTGCATAGTCTTCCAGACCTTGTTCCCACCGTTCAGGATGAAAGTCAGGCCACCCACGCGCCCCTGTTGGTCAAAGAAGACGGCTTCGTGCGCTGGCAGGAGTCGGCGCAGGCTGTGGTGAACCGCTACCGGGGCGTGGCCGCGTGGCCGCAGACCACCGCATTTGTGGGCGGCAACCGCCTGAAACTGGCGGGCCTGAGCGTAGCGGTGGGAGAAAACGCGCGAGAAGCGGGCCAAATAGAGGCAGGCCAGATCCTACGGGCCGATGGCGACGCCCTGATCGTGGCCTGCGGCACGGGCGCGGTGCGAATAGAAACGGTACAGCCCGAAGCCCGTAAACCTCAGGCGGCGGCGCAGTGGTGGCAGGCGCAATCAGCACAGGCGCAATCTGGGCAGAGCCAGCCTTCACACTTTGGTCTCTGGGAACCCGCGCCGGGCTAA
- the def gene encoding peptide deformylase: MTAPRIYPMRLYGDPVLRRKARVLKPDERLTVPGFDSQSLREVADQMLETMFEQRGVGLAAPQVGLSVRMFVAVEYEDDEEENEGGEENLRSRVLRDFVMINPVMSVIDKKKDRSYQEGCLSIPGIYEEGVPRARAVQVRYTDLDGKDRTIEADDYLARVFQHEIDHLDGVLFLDHLPTDIMEDHRKALTGLQRQSKTFLSDLAEHERRRQLERQG, from the coding sequence ATGACTGCCCCCCGTATCTATCCTATGCGTCTTTACGGCGATCCCGTACTCAGGCGCAAAGCCCGCGTGCTGAAGCCGGATGAGCGCCTGACGGTGCCGGGATTCGATTCCCAGTCGCTGCGCGAGGTGGCCGACCAGATGTTGGAAACCATGTTCGAGCAGCGGGGTGTGGGATTGGCTGCGCCGCAAGTGGGCCTGTCGGTGCGGATGTTTGTGGCCGTGGAGTATGAGGACGACGAGGAAGAAAACGAGGGCGGCGAGGAAAATCTGCGGTCAAGGGTGCTGCGCGACTTCGTGATGATCAACCCCGTCATGAGTGTGATCGACAAGAAGAAAGACCGCTCGTATCAGGAAGGTTGCCTGAGCATTCCCGGCATCTACGAGGAAGGCGTGCCACGTGCCCGTGCCGTGCAGGTGCGTTACACCGACCTGGACGGCAAAGACCGCACTATAGAGGCCGACGATTACCTGGCGCGGGTCTTCCAGCACGAAATAGACCATTTGGACGGCGTACTGTTCCTTGATCACCTGCCCACCGACATTATGGAAGACCACCGCAAGGCACTCACGGGGTTGCAGCGGCAATCCAAAACCTTCCTGAGCGATCTGGCGGAACACGAGCGGCGCAGGCAATTGGAGCGCCAGGGTTGA
- the ispF gene encoding 2-C-methyl-D-erythritol 2,4-cyclodiphosphate synthase, whose translation MTVPAHLTHSPPLPYRVGFGEDAHRLSGGRPLILGGVPIPNAEKGAVAHSDGDAVLHAVADALLSGLALGDIGQYFPDTDAAHRGLDSAVIVARALELVGERGYVPANVALVVTLDRPKLGPLRAAIAQNVAALLGLPEAEVGVSFKTSEGLAPEHVQTRVTLLLVRSP comes from the coding sequence ATGACCGTTCCCGCCCACCTGACCCATTCCCCTCCGCTGCCCTACCGCGTCGGATTTGGAGAAGATGCCCACCGACTGTCCGGGGGCCGCCCGCTGATTCTGGGCGGTGTGCCGATTCCCAACGCCGAAAAGGGCGCGGTGGCCCACAGTGATGGAGACGCCGTGCTGCACGCCGTGGCCGACGCGCTGCTCTCCGGCCTCGCGCTGGGCGACATCGGCCAGTATTTTCCCGATACCGACGCGGCACACAGGGGGCTGGATTCGGCGGTGATCGTGGCGCGGGCGCTGGAATTGGTCGGGGAGCGCGGCTACGTGCCTGCAAATGTAGCGCTGGTAGTCACGCTAGATCGGCCCAAGCTGGGGCCACTGCGGGCCGCCATCGCGCAGAATGTGGCGGCGCTGCTGGGACTGCCAGAGGCGGAGGTGGGCGTGAGCTTCAAGACCTCGGAAGGCTTGGCCCCCGAGCATGTGCAAACGCGGGTCACGCTGCTGCTGGTGCGCTCTCCATGA
- the surE gene encoding 5'/3'-nucleotidase SurE, translating to MTSGRKSILVANDDGIFSPGIKALALAMAELGDVTVVAPDVEQSAVGHGITIRRPLRFKHTASAGFGDIPAYRVDGTPADCVVLGVHLRGRPDLVVSGINLGPNLGDDLTHSGTVAAAIEAMALGLPAIAFSQQATAQGEYDFAASAAYAARLAREVLSRGLPPRTLLNVNFPARAFEGVRVTRVGDHRWEDSIVTRTDPEGREYHWVAGISRAADAADITTDYGAVQAGCISVTPVRLDLTARDLMGEVEGYLPALGAEVIGR from the coding sequence ATGACTTCTGGACGCAAATCTATTCTGGTCGCCAACGACGACGGCATTTTCTCGCCCGGCATCAAGGCGCTGGCTCTGGCAATGGCCGAATTGGGCGATGTAACCGTTGTCGCGCCCGATGTAGAACAGTCGGCGGTGGGGCACGGCATCACCATTCGCCGCCCGCTGCGCTTCAAGCACACGGCTTCGGCGGGCTTTGGCGATATTCCGGCCTACCGGGTCGACGGCACCCCCGCCGACTGCGTGGTGCTCGGCGTCCACCTGCGCGGGCGGCCCGATCTGGTGGTCAGCGGAATCAATCTTGGCCCCAATTTAGGCGACGACCTGACCCATTCCGGCACGGTGGCGGCGGCGATAGAAGCGATGGCGTTGGGCCTGCCCGCGATTGCCTTCAGCCAGCAGGCCACGGCGCAGGGCGAGTACGATTTCGCCGCCAGCGCCGCCTATGCCGCCCGCCTCGCCCGCGAAGTCCTGTCCCGTGGACTGCCGCCCCGCACTCTGCTGAATGTCAATTTTCCGGCCCGCGCTTTCGAGGGTGTGCGCGTGACGCGGGTAGGCGACCACCGCTGGGAAGACAGTATCGTGACCCGCACCGATCCCGAAGGCCGCGAGTATCACTGGGTGGCCGGAATCAGCCGCGCCGCCGACGCCGCCGACATCACCACCGACTACGGCGCGGTACAGGCCGGGTGCATCAGCGTAACGCCGGTGCGCCTAGACCTCACTGCGCGCGACCTGATGGGCGAAGTGGAGGGGTATTTGCCCGCGCTGGGAGCCGAGGTGATTGGGAGGTAA
- a CDS encoding low molecular weight protein-tyrosine-phosphatase, translating to MTNPVPLRVLALCLGNICRSPVAEALLRRELAAAGVDAVIDSAGTGDWHVGRPADPRSVDVARRHGLRLGGKARQLIRRDFADYDVILAMDSQNAAEARALAGSPGAAARVRLMRDFDPLAPGADVPDPYMGGKEGFESMFKMLERSAREFARQAAQPQNTAQADPI from the coding sequence ATGACCAACCCTGTCCCCCTGCGCGTGCTGGCGCTGTGCCTCGGCAATATCTGCCGTTCTCCGGTGGCCGAGGCGTTGCTGCGGCGGGAATTGGCGGCGGCTGGAGTAGACGCCGTAATAGACAGCGCGGGCACCGGCGACTGGCATGTGGGCAGGCCCGCCGACCCACGCAGCGTAGACGTGGCGCGGCGGCACGGGCTGAGGCTGGGGGGCAAGGCCCGGCAACTGATCCGGCGCGATTTTGCCGACTATGACGTGATTCTGGCGATGGATTCCCAGAATGCAGCGGAAGCCCGCGCTCTGGCTGGATCACCCGGAGCCGCCGCCCGCGTGCGCCTGATGCGTGACTTTGACCCACTGGCCCCCGGTGCGGATGTTCCCGACCCGTACATGGGCGGTAAAGAAGGCTTTGAGAGCATGTTCAAGATGCTGGAACGCAGCGCCAGAGAATTTGCGAGACAGGCCGCCCAGCCACAAAACACAGCCCAAGCTGATCCAATCTGA
- a CDS encoding tRNA (cytidine(34)-2'-O)-methyltransferase codes for MTTELPSPPLLHVVLFEPEKAGNVGNVARTCSVLGAELHLIRPFGFHLHDREFRRAVMDYMEGVTLHEHASWTAFAATLSPTARVWAFTTHGTQLHTQAGFQRGDHLLFGPESRGLPVWLRDALPRLRLPQPGGGRSLNLAVAAGVAVFEAGRQIEGW; via the coding sequence ATGACCACAGAACTTCCCTCCCCCCCGCTCCTGCACGTCGTCCTGTTCGAGCCCGAGAAGGCTGGAAACGTGGGCAACGTGGCCCGCACCTGTTCGGTGTTGGGGGCCGAGTTGCACCTGATCCGGCCCTTCGGCTTCCACCTGCATGACCGCGAATTCAGGCGGGCCGTGATGGACTATATGGAAGGCGTGACCCTGCACGAACACGCGAGCTGGACGGCGTTTGCGGCTACCCTCTCCCCCACGGCGCGGGTGTGGGCCTTTACCACGCACGGCACGCAACTACACACCCAGGCAGGCTTTCAGCGCGGCGATCATCTGCTGTTTGGCCCCGAATCGCGCGGCCTACCCGTGTGGCTGCGTGACGCCCTGCCCCGGCTGAGGCTACCGCAACCCGGTGGGGGCCGCAGCCTGAATCTGGCGGTGGCAGCGGGTGTGGCAGTGTTCGAGGCGGGGCGGCAGATTGAGGGATGGTGA
- a CDS encoding NUDIX hydrolase yields MTGNPEDNNGTTMHANWPKLVPDEAQPWQTLESRELVPGPRSVVLDRVDMGGGLEGQYQYRPRGPRAIFVLPITAEGEGVLIRQYRYPLRATVWEVVAGGVERGEELHSAAVRELREEVGGVAAEWVALPGFYPQPSISGVVFYPFLALGVTLGDMAHEETEVIERVVLPLPDIYALLDAGQILDGPSSLTLWHSRRLLMERGML; encoded by the coding sequence ATGACGGGCAACCCCGAAGACAACAACGGCACGACCATGCACGCCAACTGGCCCAAGCTGGTGCCCGATGAGGCTCAGCCCTGGCAAACGCTGGAATCGCGGGAATTGGTGCCGGGGCCGCGCTCGGTGGTGCTTGACCGGGTCGATATGGGCGGCGGGCTGGAAGGCCAGTATCAGTACCGGCCACGCGGCCCACGCGCCATTTTCGTGCTGCCTATTACCGCCGAGGGTGAGGGCGTGCTGATCCGGCAGTACCGCTACCCGCTGCGGGCCACCGTATGGGAAGTGGTCGCGGGCGGCGTGGAGCGAGGCGAGGAATTGCACTCGGCAGCCGTGCGCGAACTGCGCGAAGAGGTGGGCGGCGTGGCTGCCGAGTGGGTGGCCCTGCCGGGGTTTTATCCTCAACCCAGTATCAGCGGCGTGGTGTTCTATCCGTTTCTGGCGCTGGGGGTGACATTAGGTGACATGGCACACGAAGAAACCGAAGTGATCGAGCGTGTGGTGCTGCCCCTGCCCGACATCTACGCTCTGCTGGACGCGGGCCAGATTCTGGACGGCCCCAGCAGCCTGACGCTGTGGCACTCACGGCGGCTACTTATGGAGCGGGGAATGTTGTAA
- a CDS encoding sodium:proton antiporter: protein MLTAFAVLLSVTAVLAYLNERFFKFPTTVGVTLAGALASIILIALDAAGIGGARSWASELLETLNFTEFVLNGILSILLFAGALGLDARQMLKQRSSILTLAVVSTIISTFLIGFAAYGIFGALGLGVPLLWALLFGALISPTDPVAVLDLLKRAKVPKRIETLIAGESLFNDGVGVVIFLVIAGLAGIGDSHTAPTALGALTLFVKEAGGGVLLGAALGGLGYAMLKTIESHAVEVLLTLALVIGGYVLAASLGISGPLAMVVAGLIISAFKHDIFTAHTFEYVEGFWETLDQVLNIVLFAFIGLDVLLTDVTGVQLLASLLLIGVSLAARWISVVIPFHFVRRRDGYGAYTARLLTWGGLRGGIAISLVLGLPDTPDRSLLVTATYAVVLFTIAVQGLTIMPVVRRAVAGSGEKDLGSEV, encoded by the coding sequence ATGTTGACGGCGTTTGCGGTGTTGCTGAGCGTCACGGCGGTACTGGCCTACCTCAACGAACGGTTTTTCAAATTCCCGACGACGGTAGGCGTCACTCTGGCAGGCGCTTTGGCGAGCATTATTCTGATCGCGCTGGACGCAGCGGGCATCGGCGGGGCACGCAGTTGGGCTTCCGAACTCCTAGAGACGCTGAACTTTACAGAGTTCGTGCTGAACGGCATTCTGAGCATTCTGTTGTTTGCCGGGGCACTGGGCTTGGACGCCCGCCAGATGCTGAAGCAGCGGAGCAGCATCCTGACGCTGGCGGTGGTCAGCACCATCATCAGCACCTTCCTGATCGGCTTTGCCGCCTACGGCATTTTTGGGGCGCTGGGCCTCGGCGTGCCGCTGCTGTGGGCCTTGCTGTTCGGCGCACTCATCAGCCCCACCGACCCGGTGGCGGTGCTGGATCTGCTCAAGCGGGCCAAGGTGCCCAAACGCATCGAAACCCTGATCGCCGGAGAAAGCCTGTTTAACGACGGCGTGGGTGTGGTTATTTTTCTGGTGATTGCCGGGCTGGCCGGAATCGGTGATTCCCACACCGCCCCGACTGCACTGGGGGCGCTGACCCTGTTTGTGAAAGAAGCGGGCGGCGGCGTGCTGCTGGGAGCGGCGCTGGGCGGGCTCGGCTACGCCATGCTCAAAACCATCGAATCTCACGCCGTGGAGGTGCTGCTGACACTGGCCCTCGTGATCGGCGGCTACGTGCTGGCCGCGTCCTTGGGCATCAGCGGGCCACTGGCGATGGTGGTGGCCGGACTGATCATCTCTGCCTTCAAACACGACATTTTTACCGCCCACACCTTTGAGTACGTGGAGGGCTTCTGGGAAACACTGGATCAGGTCTTGAATATCGTGCTGTTCGCCTTTATCGGACTGGATGTGCTGCTGACCGACGTGACGGGCGTGCAACTCCTCGCTAGCCTGCTGCTGATCGGGGTATCGTTGGCGGCCCGCTGGATCAGCGTGGTCATTCCGTTCCATTTTGTGCGGCGGCGCGATGGCTACGGCGCGTACACAGCGCGTTTGCTCACCTGGGGTGGCCTGCGCGGAGGCATTGCCATCAGTCTCGTCCTCGGCCTGCCCGATACCCCTGACCGCTCGCTGCTGGTCACGGCGACCTATGCGGTGGTGCTGTTTACGATTGCCGTGCAGGGGCTGACGATTATGCCGGTGGTGCGCCGGGCGGTGGCAGGCAGCGGGGAAAAGGATCTGGGCAGTGAGGTGTAG
- a CDS encoding YigZ family protein: MPLELPELPPPFTTLAAPHRHSAVIEGSEFLAFAERADSPPEALAQSAALRAKYSDATHHCWAYQIGPLYRFSDDGEPGGTAGAPILRAVGGQGVDRVMVVVVRYYGGTKLGTGGLVRAYGGAAAECLRTAPRVLVRGRVTLRVGVGFGHLSALYHLLGSVDAVRGEEEFTAAGVLLPVSLYPEDAPAFAQAITDATSGAATLEVVED; this comes from the coding sequence ATGCCGCTGGAACTGCCCGAACTGCCGCCCCCGTTTACCACACTGGCCGCCCCGCACCGCCACAGCGCCGTCATAGAGGGCAGTGAATTCCTGGCCTTTGCTGAACGCGCCGACTCGCCGCCGGAAGCGTTGGCGCAGTCGGCGGCGTTGCGGGCCAAGTATTCCGACGCCACGCACCACTGCTGGGCCTACCAGATCGGCCCGCTGTACCGCTTCAGCGATGACGGCGAACCGGGCGGCACGGCGGGCGCGCCCATCTTGCGGGCTGTGGGCGGGCAGGGCGTAGACCGCGTGATGGTGGTGGTTGTCCGCTATTACGGGGGCACCAAACTGGGCACGGGCGGGCTGGTGCGGGCCTACGGGGGCGCGGCGGCAGAGTGCCTCAGAACCGCGCCGCGTGTGCTGGTGCGCGGGCGCGTCACATTGCGCGTGGGCGTAGGCTTCGGCCACCTCAGCGCCCTATATCACCTGCTGGGCAGCGTGGACGCCGTGCGCGGCGAGGAAGAATTCACGGCGGCGGGCGTGCTGTTGCCGGTCAGCCTCTATCCAGAAGACGCGCCCGCCTTTGCACAGGCGATAACGGACGCCACGAGCGGCGCGGCGACGCTGGAGGTGGTGGAGGATTGA
- the rpoZ gene encoding DNA-directed RNA polymerase subunit omega, with the protein MAEKDIDKLLSMTDSKYRLSVVTAKRALQLRSGAPSVLPTEQRVKTHNLVTQAMRELATGKLIVGTELMDEARFHQDYVRQRQAQLQAMLNAERERERD; encoded by the coding sequence ATGGCAGAAAAAGACATTGATAAATTGCTTTCGATGACCGACAGCAAGTACCGGTTGTCGGTAGTGACGGCAAAACGCGCCCTGCAACTGCGTTCGGGTGCGCCCAGCGTATTGCCGACCGAGCAGCGCGTGAAAACGCATAATCTCGTGACTCAGGCCATGCGTGAACTCGCCACCGGCAAGCTGATCGTGGGCACCGAACTGATGGATGAGGCCCGGTTTCATCAGGATTACGTGCGCCAGCGGCAGGCACAGCTTCAGGCCATGCTGAACGCCGAACGCGAGCGGGAGCGGGACTAA
- a CDS encoding DinB family protein, whose product MTDNSASLQDQQAEQRQLLRAFAPTPAEVQVRLARELDAFERVVEAVQPHWNTTLPGREWTAAQESDHIIRVNAGTARIAALLLSDKPLRPTDQTPGVMVDGKRKAPAGLEPGPDQAWADLSAVHAQTRAALLHAAAHAPETSERTFFHPYMGQLTALEWLKMAALHMRQHRKQLEALARG is encoded by the coding sequence ATGACCGACAATTCAGCCAGCCTTCAAGACCAGCAGGCCGAGCAACGCCAATTGCTGCGGGCTTTTGCCCCCACGCCCGCTGAGGTACAAGTTCGGCTAGCGCGCGAGCTTGACGCCTTTGAACGGGTTGTGGAGGCCGTGCAGCCGCACTGGAACACCACGTTGCCGGGGCGGGAGTGGACGGCGGCGCAGGAAAGCGATCACATCATCCGCGTGAATGCGGGCACGGCCCGGATTGCGGCCCTGTTGCTGTCTGACAAGCCGCTGCGTCCCACCGACCAGACCCCTGGCGTCATGGTAGACGGCAAACGTAAGGCTCCCGCTGGACTGGAACCCGGCCCCGATCAGGCCTGGGCCGACCTGAGCGCCGTGCACGCCCAGACCCGTGCTGCGCTACTGCACGCCGCCGCTCACGCCCCCGAAACCTCTGAGCGCACCTTCTTTCACCCGTATATGGGCCAACTCACGGCGCTGGAATGGCTGAAAATGGCCGCCCTGCACATGCGCCAGCACCGCAAGCAACTGGAAGCGTTGGCACGGGGCTAA